In Pyrenophora tritici-repentis strain M4 chromosome 6, whole genome shotgun sequence, the DNA window GTAGGAAGAAGTTCACTTTCCGTCTAGAAGGGACCCTCGCCTTCTGCATAGTTTCGTATATCCTGAGCATTAGCGTCAGTCAAGGAGCATTAAGGGACAACTTTACTAGTGTTCAGGATATATTTGACCTCAATATACCTGCGGGCCGTGACGTACTCCGCGTCAAATGGAAAAAGGAATTGCTAAACCAACCCTTTCTATGCGATGTTAGGAACACTAGCGAAGGTGTTCGTATACTACCAGAGCAAGCGTTTCCGTATGCGAAATACCGCGATATCTTTGTACGCTTAGGGCGTGTTGCGGGCTTTGAGAAATCATTAGAGCTGTACCAGCTCCGTTGGGCTTCTAGGAGGAATATCAACAGTAAGTCTGCCTTAGAGCGCGTGTTGCTTTTGTTTCGCCTAAGCTTATAGGATCCACCAGGCGCGCTTGACCCAGTAGAACGGAATCAGACTATGGGTCATCTCGGGAGCACATACGAAAAGTACTACACGCCAACGCATATTGCCCGCGACTTTCAGTCTATCTACTTTGGAAGCCCTTCAGAAGACCTCCTCATCCAATCTGTTGCACGCATAGGCTTATCACGGGATCGACGTGCACCCACGGAGCTGGATGACGCGCAACAGGAGGCCTTACGGAACGATCCTGCACTCGCGGTCCTTCGAGAGGAGCGAGAAACATACAAAGAACAGCTCCATGACCAAGGCTTCCATCCACTCTCGAAGGGTCAAGGGACGGATCTTTACAAGAAATACGAGGACTCGAAGCGAAAGATTAGCAGTACATACCAGAGATTGTACAGAGAACGGTTAGATGCGGCCTACAACGAGTTCCATGAATCGATCGATACAATCGAGATAGCCAGGCAACTCAGTGGGAAGGCCGCAGCCGAAGTCCTAACGCTACCAGCCGTTGAGTTTGAACTTCGGGAGCGAGCCACCATCGCCGGCATGCTCTTCAAGCCAATTCAGGACGACAAAACCCGGGTAAGATTTGTGCGAACCTTGGCTAGATTGTGCCACAAACAAGAAACGCGGCAACCAAAGGCATTCAAGCGAAAAAATGTGGGTTTGGTAACCCGCGAAGCCAACGGCTCATATTTGTCAAACAAACGAAAGAAGGGCACCGATAGTGTTGAGAACAGCCTGCTAAATCAGGATGGCGAAATTGCGGAAGAAGAGCTTGACGTACCTCCGCGCGGAAACATCTTGCAGGCTCAGTTTCGGCAGCTATACCCAAGAGTGCTCCCTCATCCGGTATGCCTTATCTGTATAGGGAATGAAGAGTTCTCGTATGAACGGAGGATGCGCCATGTTCCACGAAAAGATGTCCTGAAGAAGCACGTGGAGACCCATTTCCGACTCCCTGAACTTCAGTCAGGGTTTCAATGCCGCCACCCTAGTTGTTCCGTCATGCTGGTTGACATGATGCATTTCAAGAGGCATGCGCTTGACGTTCACGGAGTGTCTCACTGATGCGCCCAAACTCCCCTTCGCTGGTACACAGTGCAACGAAAGCAAATTATTACGGCTGAATATACATGGCAACGGTTCCTTTTTGCTTCTTCGATGAAATATGCGCTTAGATTTTGCCCCTTCTTCACCGTAGTTTTGCTTGCAATGTCTATGTCTGAAGTTACCGCGACGTCTTAAGCTCGTGCAGCAAGTCAGCCAGCTGCGCTAAAAGCCACGGCTCCAAGTGCCGATAAGCGCATCAGCCTCATCATCGTCTTTCATTCATGAAATGTGCGACAGACTGGCAATCAATAAGACAAGGGGCATAACGCTGTCGATTATCTCTCTACAGCGATGGCTTGATATCGGCTAGCTCGGCGGTGCGCAACGTGGTGTATGCGATGGAGGTACCCGGACGCGGCTGCGTTAGCTTCCCAAACGTTGTCTAAACAGATGGGCCATCGTACCACGAGCTGAGGGTAACCGTGCGAAGGTTGTCGTTCACAGCCCACTTTCCAATGGTTTGAAAACCTGCACATACAATCTGTAGCCATTGTGAAGCCTATGATTATGCCTCGATTGGTTTCTGGTGCTAGGCACATCCTGTTTCCTTGAGCTCATTTTGAGCCACCTGGAGGATCTGCTTCATATCAAGGTACAGCTGTGGGTTGGGAGACCTCCATCTCTCACCATTAGGAAATACTTTCCTCCGAAGCTTATTGACATATGGAAGTAATGGCTGGTAATATGGCGTAAAGTTGGTCTGGGCTGTTTTGAGAAAGTCTCGTTCATCATCCACAACGCCTTTTTTTGCGCCAGCTAACTCTTCTGAATCGAGGTAGTTCCATTTATCGAACCGTGGAACAATCCTCGCTTCCTGCGGACCGTCATAATGAATGCATATCCAGAATAGCACCCAGAAAAAGGATTCAAGATCGTGCATGTAGGAGTGTTGTTCGTCGTCTAAAAGTACCCCGATTGCCATGAATGCTCTGGTACCAGTCTTACCCCAAGCGCCTGAAGACTTTTCGCGCTGTTCTTTGATGGCAAGATCGAGATCGATCAAAAACGCGGGCCAGGAGGGGTTATCGTTATCCTCGTTCACCATGAGATTGTTTAGCGATATGTCGCGTTGAAGCATGCCTGCTCGTGTATGCAACGACTCATACCCTTCGATGCATTGTTCGAATGCAGCCAGCAGACTGATCTGGGAGCTTGCTTTGTAGATAGCCTTCCCGTAGTCGCTGACGATGACACGGCGGTGTACCCGATTCGAGACAGCACGTTTCACTGGAGAGCTCGAGCAAGTGCGCTTGCTAGGCGGCAAAGGTGCGTCTGTACAACTCGAGGATCGTTTTCGCCCGATGAGGTTGTTGCTTCCATCCCTTCGCGAGGTCCGGCGTCCGGTCGTGCTCGGTGGCAGCATCGCTTTCTCTGGCTTGTAGTTCGTCGCCTTCGTTACGTCCAGGCCTTTCCGTACGTTTGCGCGGATGTCGTCATCTTGACCACCTACACGAACCGTCTCGTGGTGGAAGTACCTTGCAACGTTCACCACCCCCTTCTCAGTCGCCGCGCGTAGCAGTTCGCCTTCCTCTTCGCGCTCCGGATACTGCCATGAATCCTTGACAACGAGCGGCGTGCCAGGATCTTCTTCTTGATAAACTTTCCAGCAGGTTGTTGCTCGACCAGCGACGCAAGGCACCCTCTTTATGACCCTGTCAATGACGAGGCGCTCTTTGCCATTGTTCCGCTCGATCTCAATGTACCGCTTGTCTCCAACTGTAATGATCGTCGGGTCGAACCCCAGCTGCTCCTCGTTCATCCAAAGAAACCCAAGCATTGCAGACACAAACTGCAGTCCATCTTCATTGACGTCGAATTGCTCGGAGGCGATGCCTCCAAGTCGGTCAAACTCCCACAGCCGCATAAAGGGTCCACAGAGAGTGAAGCCAAGAACGAAGCGGCGGCTGTCTTGAGCAGCGAGCACCTCCCTCGCGTATCGGCCGAGGTCAAGCCACGCCTTGGACGCTTTGTCGGCCAGCGGGTTGCTCTTGAGCTCTCCAGGTATGAGGATCTGTGACCAGCGGCACTTCGAGTCCACGCCGGCGTTCGGATCGTCCACAAAGCCAATATCCAGCTTGCGATCGGCAGCGGAGCCTTGCAAGGGTCGATGGGGCTGTGCCAACGGTCGCCGTCGACCATGGGATCCCGGCATATGCTCTTCCGCAAAGTCCAGAAGCTGGTCTATAAGCGGCGCGAACCAGCTCAGAACGTCCTTTTCCTTTGCCCCTTCAGGCCAGCCCTGCCAGCCGCTCTCCACCTGATAGAGCGGGCTTTCCCCCTCCTTGCACTTCTTGAACACGGCCTCTGCCGCCGGTCTTAGCCCTGGCACGTCTTCGAAAAACGCCTTGAAGAAACCGGGTATGCCAACGTACAGGTATCCCAGCTCCTCCTTCAGCACATCATCTACGTGTTTGCGGTGCTCGGTCGAGTTCGCGAAGCTGCCTGTGTTGATGGACAGGGGCGTTTGTTGGAAGGACGAGGTAGGGCAGGGTGGAGGCGTCGATTCGGTGACGGCGTCGTAGACTCTGTTCCAGACGACTTCATCAGGTTCGTTTTCGAGGACTGCTCGAAGAAGTGGTTTAATGCGTTCAATGTCAAAGTTGTCAGCTTCCGTCGAGAGTTCAAGTCGCAATAGATCACTGCGAAGAGTCCCTCGGCCTGCGACGGACGGGAGTGATCGGGCAACTGGTAGACCTTGCAATGCTGTGATGAGATGGACGGCTAGGTCTTTCAGTTCTAGTATGGCTTAGACGTGAGAACAACAGAGGAGGTGTGGGTATTACTTTTGTCGGATACGTTCAAGTCCCTACTTAGGGTATTAAACGAATTGCGGACGCTGCTCAATCCCTCTCCTATGGGTTTAGAGTTGAGTATTTCCAACCGAGACGGGGCTGCCATTGTTTGCAGTCGCTCAAGGAGTCGTAGTTCGGTTGTGCGAACGAGCTTGCATGCGCAGACTTTCGTACGTAGAGACTATGAGTGTCCGAGGCAGAAAGTGCATTGTGAGAGGCTACGGCGAGGACGAGGATACAAGCGGCGAAGTACGCGACCAGCGCGCAGGCCAAGGAGGCTGGCTCGGCAAAACGTCGGCGATGGACAACGTGTGTCCGGCCCACGTGATCGCGTGATAATGCTGCAGTCAGCGTCTATTTACCCCGCCTTCGCCGTCGCAAGCTCTTTCGTCCTCCAAACTTCAGCCGACGTTGCTCAGAACTCGTCGGAGGGCGTTGGGCTGACTAGCTAGCCTATCAAAACTGTGTTGTGTTTACTGTGACTGTTGGCGATATGTGACACTCTCAAGTATAATCTTATATCCGTTCTGCTATGTGATTTGGCTTTGTATCGTCAGATCTTCGCCTCATCGCTTTAGCCAAGCGCTCCAGTTATTCTTGGCGTCTCAAGGCAGAAAGAAACGTCACTTCACCTCTTTCACACCTTTTCTGTCGAATGCTGTAATAAGCGAAAGTGGAAGGCTTCCGATCGACCTTCTCAACGTCCCTTTATTGCGCCTTCAGTATCGCTTCCACGCGCAGATCTGATGGTAAAATACCTCTCACCATAGAACCTTCCAAGGAAGCGACTGACCAAAACCCAGATACTCCGCAATCTCTAGAAATCCAAAATGTACCTTCAACACGACACAGCTACCGACCAAGAGCTCGCCAGCTATTGCGCTCGCTCCAATCTTGACCGCGATGTACTCTATGAACTCCACGGCGGACATTCGGTCATCAGAATCTCAAGCGACGTAGTCATCAAATACGGTTATGGATTAACGCAAGAAGAGGCGACGAGTCAGATCCGAGCGTACGATTTGATTGACCAGACAATTATCCGCGTTCCCTGAGTACACCGGTTCGTCTCATACAAGGACATTAGATACATTATAATGGAATACATCGATGGAAAACTTCTAAACTTTACGGAAGATCCTATAGCATGTGACCGCATTGCCAAAGCACTAATTAGCTCATTTCTCGCAAATTCAGAATGATCAACCTGGCCCACTTGGCGGAGGTCTCGCACGCGGACTTCTGTGGATAGAGGGAAATTGGATCTCGCCAACGAGCGCTAATGATGTTGAAAACTATTTTAGCACACGACAGTTACAACGTCATGAAAAATTGAATATCGAGGATCAACCCTACAATTTGTGTCATCTTGATATCGCTTCCCGTAACATTCTTAAACTGAGGAACGGTTCGTTGTGTCTTCTTGATTGGGCTTCAGCTGGGTTTTATCCTAGATTCTTCGAGATCTGCACCTTGCGAGATGATATGAGAGCAAGTGATTTTTTTTGAATATCTAAGAGGTTTTAGAAGCGCACATGAACATACTCAAGTCGATTTACCTTTAATTCCAATCCAACCTAAAGCGGACAAAGAAGCCGGTATCCCATGGTCTTTACATAGAGAATTGAATGAATTGCGAACGCTGCTCAATCCATCCTCTATCGGTATGGAGCGAGTATTTCTGATCAAGATGGAACAGCCATTTTTCGCAGCTGAGCAGAAAGCCATCGTTCCGTCGGCAGACTTTCGACCAGATACGCCGAATGAAACATGAGTTACCAAAATCGAAAGTGCATTGTGAAAAGGTACATCGAAGGTAAGGAGGCAAACGCGCCACCAACGCGCTGACCACAGGGACGGGCGCGGGATAACGTCGGCGTTCTCGCGCTTGGCACTAGTCGTTTGCACGGGCCATCGTTCCAGGGGATTATATTGTGCCTGTGCACTTGATGTGCTGATTCAGTTGATGCGCGCGCGGTGCGGTGCGCGGCGAATACCAAAACCATCCACCAGAAGATGAGGTTATTAAGACACCAGCAATAGCTATTATCTTAAGATTCTGTGGTGGAGTAGCAAACAAAGGCATGCGATCAAAATGTACTACTTAGATTTCTCTGGAAAGTTGACGTTGTGGCCGCGGCGTGTGGTTCGCAAAGTGCATCATCCTCCATGGCCAACTTAGTTGGAACAACATGCAGATCGGCCACTCTGAAGGGTTGCTGGCATGAAAATACTACGGGCAGCGGATCCGGGTGCGTTGCACCCTTTGAACTTGGGCTCCAGCTCACCCCACTGTCAGTGCCCAACTTACCGACGGCCAGTCGCGGTAAACTAGGCTTTGATGCCCGCCAACCCCACTTCATCTGAACTATACTTTGATTCTCCCGCTGTCTAAACTTGCTACATTCATCAACCTTTTCGCTCCCGTAATGTCTAAATCGGCTCTCTAGCTCAACGAGTCTTCATCTTCATTCCGTTGCACACCCAGATTCTACTACGCCGGCTTCTGACGGCCCGTTGGCCTCTCCTTTGGCGCCAAAACTCCAGTCCGTTTCCGTCGCACGAACTGGCCTGCTCCAGACCTGAAGCTCTGGGGCCTGGATTTGAAGTTATGTCAACCACGGAAACAGATTTGGTGAGTTGTTACTCCTGCACTTGTGTTTACCACAACTAATCGTTGCAGAGAGATAGCTGGCAGGACTCTACCACAGCCCAGTTCGGGGACGAGCACAAGCGCGCGGTACATCTATTTGAACAGAAGAATCACACGCGGACCTTATATTGCAAATCTTGCGAGGACATACGATTCCAAGATGAGAAAGGCACAACAGTGTGGAATACGCATGGCAGTGGGCAGATAACGCTCCCAGCGGGCATACGTGTTCTTGCGAAAGGTGGATGGGCTATGTGTGAATGAAGCGTTTTGATTACCTGTACAACATTTGGACAATCTGGAGACATTCCATCCATCCAACGCACAAAGTGACCATAAGACAGGACCCTGGATATACATGTACCTTCACACATGATGTCTCGATCTCCAATCCGTCCTGTATCTCCTTTGTCCATGCATGACTGGCGATGATGCCACCCAACACGATGCTGCCAAATACTGCTCCGATCTGACCCCTGACTGCACGTTCGAGTGCAAAGGGTTCTGCTAACTAGTAAGTTGTGGTTCTGTCCTTGATTTTTCATTCCTTACCTGCCGTGATAGGTTGAGGCACTTGGTGACCGAAAAGTATTCTCAGAAGCTGTGTCGAACCCAACCGTCATTCTGATGATACAGTCGAAACTCTCGTCAACCGGTAAGAATGTCGTGATGTCTCGAACAGCTCTAGCAGAGGGCATGGCAAATGAGGAGTGGATAGCTTTCTGCGACACCCCGGTGAAGCACCAACATGGTCGCCCGGCCAAGGAATATTGTGCAGCCAACTCGACGGACCCTTTACCAAGTCGTCGAACCTTTTTGTGGTCTGACGTTGTCAATACACGTGGACAGCTGTCACTGAATGTACACCTACCGGTCATAAATTGTTCATAGTCTTCGCCTTCAACATTACAAAGTCGAACCACTTTGTCAATATCGTCATTTGCAGAGATAATATGCAGCAAATTCCGAGATGCCGTCTCAGTCCGCTGTAtaagcaagtcaagctgcTCGGGCTTGAGGTCTCTAAGTGCCTTTTGGGTGAGATACAAGCCGCAGATCTTGATGGATGTGCAATCCAGCTTCCGAAGAGCCTGGGTTTTGGGGTCATCCCGAGTCTCGAAAACGTAGGGCAGGAAGCTCTTGAGCCTGGTTAGGATACTGTGTATGTGGTTCGAAGCTCGTGAAATCTGGTAGCATTGCATTCAGGGCTGGCTTCAAAAGCTCGATGATCTCCAACTCAAGGCGCATCTTCTTGAGAGCTTCAAGAGCATTGTCAATAGGAGCGTCGTTTGCTCTTAGAAGAGCCTCAGGATCGAAAGAGTTACACAATGACTGGACTTGTTGTAGATACTCTCGCGCATCCATTGTGCGATACGCAGTCAAAATGAAGCAGGGCCTTGGTGAAGCGGGATGGAGCAGGGGGAATAGCAAAACAAAAGTGTTGGAGGGAATTTGTGTGCG includes these proteins:
- a CDS encoding DUF3435 domain containing protein, which produces MLDKSEKEKHAMYVQDLYAILHALWVDDTKPLHGYIRVQISLLLLLSAATATRPGAIVESASAKGSNKSLSFRNIELLKVRSTVDPSRSIIVANVNLENIKNKEKDRKPKKFTFRLEGTLAFCIVSYILSISVSQGALRDNFTSVQDIFDLNIPAGRDVLRVKWKKELLNQPFLCDVRNTSEGVRILPEQAFPYAKYRDIFVRLGRVAGFEKSLELYQLRWASRRNINSALDPVERNQTMGHLGSTYEKYYTPTHIARDFQSIYFGSPSEDLLIQSVARIGLSRDRRAPTELDDAQQEALRNDPALAVLREERETYKEQLHDQGFHPLSKGQGTDLYKKYEDSKRKISSTYQRLYRERLDAAYNEFHESIDTIEIARQLSGKAAAEVLTLPAVEFELRERATIAGMLFKPIQDDKTRVRFVRTLARLCHKQETRQPKAFKRKNVGLVTREANGSYLSNKRKKGTDSVENSLLNQDGEIAEEELDVPPRGNILQAQFRQLYPRVLPHPVCLICIGNEEFSYERRMRHVPRKDVLKKHVETHFRLPELQSGFQCRHPSCSVMLVDMMHFKRHALDVHGVSH